Proteins encoded by one window of Astatotilapia calliptera chromosome 13, fAstCal1.2, whole genome shotgun sequence:
- the vip gene encoding VIP peptides, with protein sequence MYKAMVQRTGPHLLLLIALCSVLYSRTLSLPHTTIRATRHADGLFTSGYSKLLGQLSARRYLESLIGKRVSDELMDEPAKRHTDAIFTDNYSRFRKQMAVKKYLNSVLSGKRSLEDPVTSEESRDEPKTFQESYDDINVDHLLNNYQLAL encoded by the exons AT GTATAAAGCGATGGTACAACGAACCGGCCCCCACCTGCTTCTCCTAATAGCCCTGTGCAGTGTGTTGTACTCCCGGACCCTAAGTCTACCGCACACAACCATAAG AGCGACGAGACACGCAGACGGTCTGTTTACCAGCGGATATAGCAAACTCCTGGGACAGCTATCAGCACGGAGGTACCTGGAGTCTCTGATTGGAAAGCGGGTCAG TGATGAGCTGATGGACGAGCCAGCAAAGCGTCACACAGACGCTATCTTTACAGACAACTACAGCCGCTTCCGCAAACAGATGGCTGTCAAGAAGTACCTGAACTCTGTCTTATCAGGAAAGAGAAG CCTAGAAGATCCTGTAACCAGCGAGGAGTCCAGGGATGAACCCAAAACCTTCCAGGAGAGCTACGACGACATAAACGTAGACCATCTCCTAAACAACTATCAGCTG GCACTTTGA